The DNA window taatattaacgcTAAAATTGCTTAATTGGTACgcattgaatttatttaatttaacattcatgttaaaatagtttaattgcgacacaatgaattttaattttcttagaaTTAGaaagttaataataaaaaaaaagtaaagttAATCAAGACGTTAGTTGATTAGAGTTACTATAGagacaaatatttataattaaaattcttttaaaaagtttcataaaaaaattgtttttgtaaaattaataaaaaaaaaagaatttaagttaattttatggatggatggatatccatccattagaaataccttaatggatggattggatggattataTCTCttagtggatggattggattggatttttcaaaagaaaatttaatggattgttaacggattaatggatcgctttgatccatccattaacaatccaatccaaatccatccaatccatccattttgccacccctagatatAACCCACTCCATTGAGTTCACACAAAATGGTGGTTTCTTACCCTTTTACACAAGTTGTACACTAATTAACTTTACAATTTCACCCATTACAAAGTCAATACACAAAGTCCGAAATAATCATTTCCACCAAGAATTTCATAATTTCACCAATGTCCACAAATTCTTGATTAAGGATTTGTCGACATAATTTCACATAATTAAGAATGTTAATTTATATCTTTCAACGAAAATTCCAATCGAAATTGCCCTATTCAAAGCTCTAAAGAGAGAAATAATTTCCCTACAAAAATGAAAATGTGGATCACATAGCTATTATAATATGTTTAGTAAATATATAGTTTTTATTGTATacgttatattattttatttgacatgaaattataaaatagtattttcaaaaaaaaaaaacttattgaaattaaaataTGTAGAATACATTAATATTACAATTAACAAAATATAAATGGTTATTAactttaaaaatatgattttattacaaaaattgtttttcgtttatatatatatatatatatatatatatatatatatatatatatatatatatatatatatatatatatatatatatatatatatatatatatataactaatttttttaatcatgaatactccaaatactatttattgaataaatatgttactattatattttatttttatctaacTTATTCTAGCCTATCCAGCaaaaacataacttaaaaatttaattttagtttataaaatttttatatatCTGTTAGGCCATACAATGTTTTCTGATACCAGTTTTAATTTGTATTGTTAAATAAACGACCAACATAATTCTTTGGCAATGGGTATCCTACTATAGTTTTCATATTTGATTGTTTGAAAAAAATACTATAGCCGAGCTCGTAATCTCGTGAACaccaatatttatatatttactcgTACTCTATGAGTACCTATGTTTacccatatttttttaaaataatttaatcaattataatttattatattatttttagtttttaacaatatatatatattttttagaatattaatgttaagttaaaaaattaataaacacgTATAATAAAATACATGCAAGTTTAAGAATaatgtatttaataaaattgataaattgtgtatacaataataataaaatatacattGTGTCATTATGGAATAAGATGGATATTAAGTATTTATATCTGCATCCATACTCTTATTTTAATTGTGTGCTACTTATTTTTCAGATTTTTACCCTATTTGCTATAGATAATTTTTGCAAATATCTTATTAGATTTAGGATGTCAGTTTGTCTCTGTTAACGAGAATTCTCGTGGGGATTTTTTGTTTGGGATCTTAAAGACGGTGAATTTTTTTTCGTATGAATGAagatggggaacaaagtctctTCTAAGATACTTTTAAGACGGGACGGCATAAATATCCCATGTCCTGTGGAGTCTCCACCCCGtctaaaatagcataatgtctttaatttatatataattttaaattattatgtaagtttatttgtcattttatatttaaaatatatatgtattgttagtaaaagagtgagatctaaatgattagttcaatttttttagtttaaaattttaGTGGTCATAAACACTCAACTAAGAAGAAGGGCTGGAGGCGTCAACTTCTTAAAGTGACAAGCTGAAACTGTTTATTTCATATGAAAAGCTAGGAATGAATGCATCTTCAACCACCTTGACATGGGAAGTGAGACAATATCTAATAGGAATGAATGCATCTTCAACCACCTACATGGGAAGTGAGACAATCTCTAGTATCAAGACAAGCATACTCATTAGAAGCAGCTTATCTAAATGGCTTAAAGGACATGTTAATGTTGTCAATATGAGTATTACCTAGTCTTTGGTTTTGTCTAGATTGCTTGATTAATTGGAACCTGGATCCTTTTGGATCAATATGTATCTATGGAATAAAAGTTTATATattctctaaataaaaaatattgttaatacaatatatttatcataaaggaatatcttttaaattttttgtggTTAATTTTTGAAAATGTTACTATTAATTTgctttaaaatagtaaataaataaaactatattTATGATCTCCACGTGAATTTTGGAAATTCAAACTCGCAAAAATCGACGGGAACAGGGATGAGAGACAAAAACCCCGTAGCGGAAATGAAAAATAGATTTGTAAGCGGAGTTTATAATGAGAATCTCCACCCCATTAACATCCCTAATTAGATTACTATCCCTAGTCTACACTCTACGCAACGCAGGCAGTGCCGCAGATTTTAAATGaagttgaattaaatattttgataattAACCTATTTATTATGAAATTATACACtaattttttagttgtttataTTTCAATTATTGCAAATTCTAAAGTcataaacacttaaaaacatattgATTTTATaggaataaaaacaaaaattaataattatcacagattaattaaaaacatatttagccAATTATGTAATACTACTATTTATTAAAAAAGTAAATTACACATCTGTGTTGCTTAGAAATGCTAAAATTAAATCACGTATCAATCCTTCAATAAAAACAAAATGCATTTAATCCAATTAACTAACGAGTTGATAAGATTAACTGTAATGACCCAATTGAGTAAAAAATAGTGTTGaccaattaactaaaaaaaaagttGTTTGGATGTGTCATTGTTGCTATTTAAAATaagaggaaatatatatagaaaaGCAAGAAATTCATAACTAATATTAACAAACTAAACGCCACCacaaaacagataaatatagtTAGTTATATTTTGACAAAAAGTTACagttataatttgttttttttcctaTATTTGGATTCTTATATTGAtacaaataaaattcacaaatcaAAGAGGGTAGAGAGGGTGAATTGAGGAAGCCACTAGAACAAAGTTGAAATTGTAAGCATTAACAATGGGTGTTAGTGCTGTGTTGCCTGCATGTTATGAAGTAAATGTGCTTAATCCAAGTCGAATATGGCAAACTGGCAATATCCTAAGAACTGAACTCCCTATTCTTGCCATTCAACTTGTCTTTGTTGTAATTATATCTCGTCTTCTATTCCTTGTCTATAAACCCCTTCATCAACCTCGTCTCATTTCACAAATGTCTGTAAGTATCTATCTATAAACCATTCAAATGTTGCTTATGTACAGAAaacatgtttatatgtttataggttttTTGTTAATAATTTGTGGTTGTTACAAATGTAGGTTGGATTTCTACTAACTCCACCATTACTTGGGAGATTCACAGAAATTTTCACATTTGTTTATCCTATGACTGGGGTGCTCAATGCTGAAGTTGTAGCAAATGTTGGGGTCATATACTATGCATTCCTAAGTGGTTTGGAGATGAACTTAGATACTATTTTATATGTTAAGAAGAAAGGTGCAACCATTGCGATTTGCGGGATCGTCTTTCCTATGGTGATGGGACCGGCTTTATACCTTCTACATCGAAAAGTTTATGGCAATGGTGATGGAGCTGGACTTGAAGAAACTACAATGAATGCTTATTTATTATGGACTTTGGTTCTTACTGTCACTGGTTTTCCAGTTGTAGCTCATACCCTTTCTGAGTTGAAGCTTCTTTATACTGGTCTTGGTAGGGCTGCATTAACAGCATCTATGATCAGTGACACATATGCTTGGATTTTATTCACATTGTTTGTTCCATTTTCAATTAATGGTCTAGCAGCAATATACTCAGTGATAAGCACTATAATATTTGCTATCATTTGCATCTTTGTGGTGCGTCCTATCGTTGTGAAAGTTATTGATCGCAAGATGGAGAGGGATGAATGGGATGAAGGCCAATTACTCTATGTGATTATGGGGCTTTTTCTTTGCGCACACATAACAGATGTTCTTGGCACACATGACATTGTTGGGGCTTTTATTTTTGGGTTGATTTTACCTCATGGTAAATTTGCTGACATGGTAGCGTCATACACTGACGATTTTGGCGGCGCAATGTTGGCGCCATGTTACTTTAGTGGCACCGGAATGAGACTCATGGTGAAAAGCATCTTCGCCCAGCCAAATTGGCCCTATACACTTGTGGTTATATTATTGTTGTGTGTTCCAAAGATTTTAAGCACTTTGTTTGCCACATTCTTTTTTGGCATGAAATCTAAAGATGGTTTTGCTCTAGGATTGCTTCTCAATACCAAGGGTGCCATTGCATTGATAATGCTCAACACTGCTTGGGATAGATCAGTACTAATCTACTTCAAACTTTTTATTTACTCTATTTCAATTGCTCACAAATCAAAATGATAGCAATTTAATCTATGATTTGTTATATGTGTGATTGCAGGTTCTTTCTGTACCAAGCTATGCTGTTTTAACCTCTGCAGTCCTTTTAATGACTGTAGTGGTGTCTCCCGCCATCAATGCCATTTACAAGCCTAGAAAGAGATTTGAGCAGAACAAACTAAAGACTATACAAAAGCTAAGGCTTGATGCAGAGCTCAGGATTCTAGCATGTGTTCACAATAATCGCCAGGCCACAGGGGTTATCGGTCTCATTGAAACTTTCAATGCCACTAGACTTTCACCTATACACGTTTTTGCACTTTACCTGGTTGAACTCACAGGGCGTGGGGCTACAGTTGTTGCAGCTCATATGGAGAAGCTTAATAACCAACCTGGAGCACAAAATCTTACAAGAACCCAGGAAGAGCTAGAAAACATTAAGAATACCTTTGAAGCAATTGGAGATGCATATGATGCTATCAGAGTTCAAACCCTAAATGTCGTGTCAACCTATGCAACCGTTCACGAGGACATATACAACACGGCTAATGAAAAGCGTACAAGCTTGGTTATCCTTCCATTCCACAAACAACTAAGCTCAGAAGGTGCACTTGAAACAACCAATGTCACGTACAGAGATATAAATCTGAATGTGATGCAAAGTGCACCTTGCTCTGTGGGAATCTATGTCGATCGTAATCTTGGGTCATTACCGAAAATGAACTTTcgtattcttatgatttttgttgGAGGTCCTGACGACCGTGAAGCGTTAGCTGTTGCATGGAGGATGGCGGGGCACCCAGGAACCCAATTATCAGTGGTTCGGATGCTCCAGTTTGATGAAGCTGCAGAAGTAGACACCTCGAGTCACGCTGAAGCACAAGGCATACTGTTTGTTGTAATGGATAGTGAGAAGCA is part of the Vicia villosa cultivar HV-30 ecotype Madison, WI linkage group LG2, Vvil1.0, whole genome shotgun sequence genome and encodes:
- the LOC131652106 gene encoding cation/H(+) antiporter 15-like, whose translation is MGVSAVLPACYEVNVLNPSRIWQTGNILRTELPILAIQLVFVVIISRLLFLVYKPLHQPRLISQMSVGFLLTPPLLGRFTEIFTFVYPMTGVLNAEVVANVGVIYYAFLSGLEMNLDTILYVKKKGATIAICGIVFPMVMGPALYLLHRKVYGNGDGAGLEETTMNAYLLWTLVLTVTGFPVVAHTLSELKLLYTGLGRAALTASMISDTYAWILFTLFVPFSINGLAAIYSVISTIIFAIICIFVVRPIVVKVIDRKMERDEWDEGQLLYVIMGLFLCAHITDVLGTHDIVGAFIFGLILPHGKFADMVASYTDDFGGAMLAPCYFSGTGMRLMVKSIFAQPNWPYTLVVILLLCVPKILSTLFATFFFGMKSKDGFALGLLLNTKGAIALIMLNTAWDRSVLSVPSYAVLTSAVLLMTVVVSPAINAIYKPRKRFEQNKLKTIQKLRLDAELRILACVHNNRQATGVIGLIETFNATRLSPIHVFALYLVELTGRGATVVAAHMEKLNNQPGAQNLTRTQEELENIKNTFEAIGDAYDAIRVQTLNVVSTYATVHEDIYNTANEKRTSLVILPFHKQLSSEGALETTNVTYRDINLNVMQSAPCSVGIYVDRNLGSLPKMNFRILMIFVGGPDDREALAVAWRMAGHPGTQLSVVRMLQFDEAAEVDTSSHAEAQGILFVVMDSEKQKELDDECVNSFRLTAVNSDDSITYSEIDVHSGEDIPTVLNELEKFGCDLYIVGQGNRRSSRVFSMLLEWSDCPELGVIGDILASHNFGSSSSVLVVQQYGYGGMFLGKQSNNVTTNSDGFKSLVVKTE